Proteins encoded in a region of the Aminivibrio sp. genome:
- a CDS encoding TlyA family RNA methyltransferase encodes MSSSKKERIDRLLVSRGLVETRSKAQALLLAGKVFVGGSRVDKTGTQVPADARIEVRDDGEKWVSRGAHKLLRGLDSFSVSPVDLVCVDIGASTGGFTQVLLERGARKVYAVDVGYGQLAWSLRNDERVVVMERTNARSLTPENFRELPDLAVADASFISLKLLIPPIRLVLASEGQAILLVKPQFEVGKGRVGKGGVVRAKDDHIAVLKDILSFCEENGDFHPAGLTFSPITGPMGNIEYLLHLVRTKGSGRTPSPEETVEEAHHFFRKEG; translated from the coding sequence TTGTCGAGTTCCAAAAAAGAGCGCATCGACAGGCTGCTCGTATCTAGGGGGCTCGTTGAGACGAGATCGAAAGCCCAGGCTCTCCTTTTGGCGGGGAAGGTCTTCGTGGGCGGTTCCCGGGTGGACAAGACAGGCACCCAGGTTCCGGCGGATGCCCGGATTGAAGTACGGGACGACGGGGAAAAATGGGTCAGCAGGGGAGCTCACAAACTTCTCCGGGGGCTGGATTCCTTTTCCGTTTCTCCTGTTGATTTGGTCTGCGTGGATATCGGGGCCTCCACCGGAGGGTTTACCCAGGTGCTTCTCGAAAGAGGGGCCCGGAAGGTGTATGCGGTGGACGTGGGTTACGGTCAGCTTGCATGGTCTCTGCGGAATGACGAAAGAGTCGTGGTCATGGAAAGGACCAATGCCCGGTCGCTCACCCCGGAAAATTTCCGGGAGCTCCCGGACCTCGCTGTGGCGGACGCGTCCTTTATTTCCCTGAAGCTCCTGATCCCCCCGATCCGGCTGGTACTCGCTTCCGAGGGGCAGGCCATCCTGCTGGTGAAACCCCAGTTCGAGGTCGGGAAAGGCCGGGTCGGAAAAGGGGGAGTGGTCAGAGCGAAGGACGACCACATAGCAGTTCTGAAAGATATTCTCTCCTTCTGCGAGGAGAACGGCGATTTTCACCCTGCGGGGCTGACATTTTCTCCCATTACCGGTCCCATGGGAAATATCGAGTATCTTCTCCACCTGGTCAGGACCAAAGGATCCGGCAGGACGCCGTCGCCGGAGGAAACAGTGGAAGAAGCCCATCATTTTTTCCGGAAGGAAGGATAG
- the dxs gene encoding 1-deoxy-D-xylulose-5-phosphate synthase, with protein MAILETVKDYRDLKGFSREEISALAGELRGLITSVVMKNGGHLASSLGAVEIVLSLLRSFDPAEDRILFDVGHQAYAYKLLTGRLDRFHTLRQWGGISGFPRRRESPFDHFDAGHSSTSLSAALGYAKARDVLGRKHHVVAVIGDASLLNGLAFEALNYTKESGTKVIYVLNDNTMSISPRVGGMATHLARLSSSSAYNWLKKAIKDSCATLPRGQALENVLGKMKDHIKTIVKPVNIFDEMDINYWGPFDGHNTEELENAFELAKKYDRPVLLHVVTVKGKGFVQAERNPTAFHGVSPARPKEPGENGGKSWSEAAADIVLGMAEKDSRIVCLTAAMKCGSRLDEFASRFPDRFFDVGIAEGHMVTMAAGLAAGGLRPVVFVYSTFLQRAMDQVVHDVCMQNLPVIFAVDRAGLVGEDGETHQGLLDIPWSRPVPNLVMTAPRDEESLRNLFLFSGKQKGPVIIRFPRGAAVPCLKKQYSIYSMITSPDTDMLKPEILETGSEWALIGYGKTVELMLRARETARSAGISPLPTVVDLRCLKPLPEKELRELLASHSFAVVAEDGYTTGGAGEAIAALAGGTWEENAAAVSVMGVPDIFVPQGTILEQEEYCGLTPGKVVNRFVEFQKRAHRQAARI; from the coding sequence ATGGCGATTCTGGAAACGGTGAAAGACTATAGGGACCTCAAAGGGTTTTCGAGGGAGGAGATAAGTGCTCTTGCCGGCGAACTGCGGGGGCTGATCACGTCTGTCGTGATGAAAAACGGGGGGCACCTTGCATCTTCTCTTGGTGCGGTTGAAATCGTTCTCTCTCTTCTGCGTTCCTTTGACCCTGCGGAAGACCGCATCCTCTTCGACGTGGGTCACCAGGCCTATGCTTACAAGCTTCTCACCGGCAGACTTGATCGGTTTCATACCCTCAGGCAGTGGGGAGGGATAAGCGGTTTCCCGAGGAGGAGAGAAAGCCCTTTCGACCATTTTGACGCCGGCCACAGCAGCACCTCTCTCTCGGCTGCCCTGGGATACGCCAAGGCGAGGGATGTCCTGGGGCGGAAGCACCACGTGGTGGCCGTCATCGGCGATGCCTCCCTGCTCAATGGACTCGCCTTCGAAGCGCTGAATTATACCAAGGAATCCGGGACGAAAGTGATTTATGTTCTCAACGACAACACCATGTCCATCAGCCCCAGGGTGGGAGGCATGGCCACCCATCTGGCCCGCCTGAGCTCCAGTTCGGCCTACAACTGGCTCAAGAAGGCCATAAAGGATTCCTGCGCAACCCTTCCCCGGGGGCAGGCTCTCGAGAATGTCCTGGGTAAGATGAAGGACCATATCAAGACCATCGTCAAGCCCGTCAATATTTTTGACGAGATGGACATAAACTACTGGGGTCCCTTCGACGGACACAATACGGAAGAACTGGAAAACGCCTTCGAGCTGGCGAAAAAATACGATCGGCCGGTGCTTCTGCACGTCGTGACTGTCAAAGGAAAGGGATTTGTACAGGCAGAGAGGAATCCCACCGCTTTCCACGGAGTTTCTCCCGCTCGTCCGAAAGAACCGGGCGAAAATGGGGGGAAATCCTGGAGCGAAGCTGCCGCCGACATCGTCCTCGGTATGGCGGAAAAGGACAGCCGGATCGTCTGCCTCACGGCGGCCATGAAATGCGGGAGCCGGCTCGACGAGTTCGCATCCCGGTTTCCTGACAGGTTTTTCGATGTGGGAATCGCCGAAGGACACATGGTGACCATGGCGGCGGGATTGGCTGCGGGAGGACTGAGGCCTGTGGTTTTCGTCTATTCAACCTTCCTGCAGCGGGCCATGGACCAGGTGGTGCATGACGTCTGCATGCAGAATCTTCCAGTCATCTTCGCCGTGGACAGGGCAGGTCTGGTCGGCGAGGACGGCGAGACCCACCAGGGGCTTTTGGACATACCCTGGTCCAGGCCTGTCCCCAACCTTGTCATGACTGCTCCTCGAGACGAGGAATCCCTCCGGAATCTCTTCCTTTTCTCTGGAAAACAGAAGGGGCCTGTGATTATCCGCTTTCCCAGGGGGGCTGCCGTTCCCTGCCTGAAAAAACAATACTCCATATACTCCATGATAACGTCTCCCGATACGGACATGCTGAAGCCTGAAATACTCGAGACGGGAAGCGAGTGGGCCCTCATAGGTTACGGAAAGACAGTGGAGCTCATGCTCAGGGCGAGAGAAACGGCACGGTCCGCGGGGATTTCCCCCCTTCCAACGGTAGTGGATCTGAGATGCCTTAAACCCCTGCCCGAAAAAGAGCTGCGGGAACTCCTGGCTTCCCACTCTTTTGCCGTCGTGGCCGAGGACGGATACACCACGGGCGGCGCCGGAGAAGCCATAGCGGCTTTGGCCGGGGGCACATGGGAGGAGAACGCCGCTGCGGTTTCCGTGATGGGGGTACCTGATATCTTTGTTCCCCAAGGAACAATCCTGGAGCAGGAGGAATATTGCGGCCTCACTCCGGGGAAAGTGGTGAATCGTTTTGTCGAGTTCCAAAAAAGAGCGCATCGACAGGCTGCTCGTATCTAG
- a CDS encoding polyprenyl synthetase family protein yields MNGCSFNLQFELARDFVETSLEDLCSRPISLVPPRLMESMAYSLRAGGKRLRPVLCIKAGEIFGLEREKTIPLALALEMIHTASLIHDDLPAMDNDTLRRGKPTNHVLFGDALAILAGDALLAWAFEYPLAALPGLGLPYDRICGAMHVLANALGPAGICGGQVLDIDRQSMDDSPDFPWKVTRQKTAALLRASILSGAILAGGDEESLAALGTFGDHLGFAFQIVDDILDVTSTAEELGKTPGKDESQNKKTFVAVYGLQKARELAAGESRLASAALEGVRGETAFFSDLSDYLCERTK; encoded by the coding sequence ATGAACGGATGTAGTTTCAATCTTCAGTTTGAACTCGCCAGGGATTTTGTTGAAACAAGCCTGGAAGATCTTTGCTCCCGTCCGATCTCCCTTGTTCCCCCGAGGCTTATGGAATCCATGGCTTATTCTCTCAGGGCGGGAGGGAAGCGACTGAGGCCCGTGCTCTGCATAAAGGCCGGAGAGATTTTCGGGCTCGAAAGGGAAAAAACGATTCCCCTCGCTCTCGCTCTCGAAATGATCCATACCGCGTCGCTTATTCACGACGACCTCCCGGCCATGGACAACGACACCCTAAGAAGGGGAAAACCAACCAATCACGTCCTTTTCGGCGACGCTCTCGCGATTCTCGCTGGGGATGCCCTTCTGGCCTGGGCTTTCGAGTATCCTCTTGCCGCTCTCCCCGGCCTGGGACTGCCCTATGACCGGATCTGCGGGGCCATGCACGTTCTGGCGAATGCCCTCGGTCCGGCGGGAATATGCGGAGGGCAGGTTCTCGATATTGACCGGCAGAGCATGGATGATTCCCCGGATTTTCCCTGGAAGGTTACCCGGCAAAAGACAGCGGCCCTTCTTCGGGCGTCGATCCTTTCAGGCGCGATCCTTGCGGGAGGCGACGAGGAATCCCTGGCGGCTCTGGGAACCTTCGGAGACCATCTCGGCTTCGCCTTCCAGATTGTGGATGACATCCTCGACGTTACGTCCACGGCGGAAGAGCTGGGGAAAACCCCCGGAAAGGACGAGTCGCAGAACAAGAAAACGTTTGTCGCCGTATACGGTCTACAGAAAGCCCGGGAGCTTGCGGCCGGCGAAAGCAGGCTCGCTTCAGCGGCCCTCGAAGGCGTTCGGGGCGAGACGGCATTTTTCTCCGATCTTTCGGATTATCTTTGTGAACGGACGAAGTGA
- the xseB gene encoding exodeoxyribonuclease VII small subunit, translated as MKFSEKMAEIETIVGRLEKEALPLEEALALFEKGVARIRECQAYLREARQRVTLLSSDGKEVPFSGGAANEEDGE; from the coding sequence ATGAAATTCAGCGAAAAAATGGCCGAGATCGAGACTATCGTCGGACGGCTTGAAAAGGAAGCCCTTCCCCTTGAAGAAGCTCTGGCGCTTTTCGAAAAGGGAGTGGCTCGGATCAGGGAGTGCCAGGCCTATCTCAGGGAGGCAAGGCAGAGAGTCACCCTTCTTTCCTCCGACGGAAAGGAAGTCCCTTTTTCCGGGGGTGCGGCGAACGAGGAGGACGGGGAATGA
- the rpmB gene encoding 50S ribosomal protein L28 — MARVCECCGRGPVTGNAVSHSNRHTRRRWLVNLRSVKADVGGGESLRMRICTRCLKAGRVKRAV, encoded by the coding sequence ATGGCCAGAGTATGTGAATGCTGCGGAAGAGGCCCTGTAACCGGGAACGCCGTAAGCCATTCTAACCGCCACACCCGCAGACGGTGGCTCGTCAATCTCCGGAGTGTGAAAGCCGATGTCGGCGGCGGCGAGTCTCTCAGGATGAGGATCTGCACACGATGCCTCAAAGCCGGAAGAGTGAAGCGGGCTGTCTGA
- a CDS encoding thiamine diphosphokinase, whose product MTDVGEIVLPGVRAAVSADVSREPLVIVAGGREPSPQWLREFLPGKEVWCADSGLVPCMKAGFTPSRLLGDGDSTPPDLWEQVASAGTTVVESFPADKDFTDLQLAFFRAAGEGQRTVIVSGCWGGRFDHLWSAVHSALWAAERRVRVLAFADHLEVLFLVHGGEKWQLDVTDERYSVLSLLPLGGECGGVFLEGTKWTLDDAELVPWQPFAVSNRLVEKEKPGISVRKGILGVYLGSGEKAG is encoded by the coding sequence GTGACTGACGTGGGGGAGATCGTCCTTCCAGGAGTCAGGGCGGCCGTCAGCGCCGATGTTTCCCGTGAGCCCCTGGTCATAGTCGCCGGCGGGAGAGAACCTTCTCCGCAGTGGCTCAGGGAGTTCCTTCCGGGAAAAGAGGTCTGGTGCGCCGATTCGGGACTCGTTCCCTGCATGAAGGCAGGGTTCACCCCTTCGAGGCTTCTCGGGGACGGTGACAGCACCCCGCCGGACCTCTGGGAGCAGGTCGCCTCGGCAGGCACAACAGTAGTCGAGTCTTTTCCCGCCGACAAGGATTTCACGGATCTCCAGCTCGCCTTCTTCCGGGCTGCCGGAGAAGGGCAGCGGACTGTCATTGTTTCCGGGTGCTGGGGGGGAAGATTCGATCACCTCTGGTCAGCAGTCCATTCCGCTCTCTGGGCGGCTGAGAGGAGAGTCAGGGTTCTTGCTTTTGCCGATCACCTGGAGGTTCTCTTTCTGGTTCACGGCGGGGAAAAATGGCAATTGGACGTCACGGACGAGAGATACTCCGTCCTTTCTCTTCTGCCTCTTGGAGGGGAATGCGGGGGTGTGTTTCTTGAAGGAACGAAATGGACCTTGGACGACGCCGAACTTGTTCCGTGGCAGCCTTTCGCCGTCAGCAACAGGCTGGTGGAAAAAGAAAAGCCCGGAATCTCCGTCAGAAAAGGGATTCTGGGCGTTTACCTCGGTTCAGGAGAAAAAGCGGGCTGA
- a CDS encoding DNA translocase FtsK, whose protein sequence is MIFFGNKDAARRSSRGKRNRSGGSILSLWIEVFAFLVLAFLLYVLASIFSLRTGAWGEEIRFSLLRNWGGAVIIPVLFGGYLCVSYLLKTGAGGIIRQFLGTVLLFFCSALLFGLFRMAAVFQGVAVLSPGYLGDGLAIFFTRNIGSLGTLLLGAALLVLSASLYGFFQPAAVIRKVSLLVKTISSEKWKRMPFPADDVRGPSPVSAEQEMAPEAYPEGNRTSRPWSFSSPAEQEESGIIPPPGAERTGEAASLPQDGTEDLAGDDDDFFLRKLGRETETTSSEPPADRLPVAFGGGEGRPSNNEEETEEREDERDPHALPEIEFNELEGTEKKVRGAAFPPPLDIFGPKQLLDSQESNETVREQAASIIATLADFGVSAEMADVVIGPTVIQFQMQLAPGIKVSKVASLSNDLAVALTVPSLRIEAPIPGKPYVGVEIPNPKRRGISIRTILESKIFQDNEYDLPLPMGVRVDSRPLVVGLEDLPHLLVAGTTGSGKSVFVTSCITGLCSYRSPEELRLILIDPKRVEMSMYENLPHVLAKPVVSPKKAVQALAWAVREMEHRYEIFARARVRNLKSYNQCVLPKAQLPYIVIVVDELADLMFTAQKEVEDYICRLAQMARATGIHLILATQRPSVNVITGLIKANVPARVAFTLPSQTDSRTIIDISGAERLLGKGDMLFVSSRYPRPLRVQSPFIDDGKSIEIINYLRNVFGDPEYVDIEDQGGDAPSGGDTSYADDPLLEEAVDIVLGTGIASASRLQRQLRVGFTRAARLIDTMEQIGIVGPPEGSKPREIMVDDERAREMLRSASGQGD, encoded by the coding sequence ATGATTTTTTTCGGAAATAAAGATGCGGCCCGTAGATCGTCCAGGGGAAAAAGGAACAGAAGCGGTGGAAGCATCCTTTCCCTCTGGATCGAAGTGTTCGCTTTTCTCGTTCTTGCTTTTCTCCTCTACGTGCTGGCATCCATTTTTTCTCTCCGGACGGGAGCCTGGGGCGAAGAGATCAGGTTTTCTCTGCTGAGAAACTGGGGAGGAGCGGTCATCATCCCCGTTCTTTTCGGAGGATATCTCTGCGTCTCCTACCTTTTGAAGACGGGGGCCGGGGGTATTATCCGGCAGTTCCTGGGAACGGTCCTCCTGTTTTTCTGCTCGGCTCTCCTCTTTGGGCTGTTCCGGATGGCAGCTGTATTTCAGGGGGTGGCCGTCCTGTCCCCGGGATACTTGGGCGACGGCCTTGCCATTTTTTTCACCCGCAACATCGGGTCGCTTGGCACCCTGCTTCTTGGCGCCGCACTTTTGGTTCTTTCGGCCAGCCTCTACGGATTTTTCCAGCCCGCGGCGGTAATAAGGAAGGTTTCCCTGCTGGTGAAGACCATTTCGAGTGAAAAGTGGAAACGCATGCCCTTCCCGGCAGACGATGTTCGGGGGCCCTCTCCCGTTTCCGCTGAGCAGGAGATGGCTCCCGAAGCGTATCCTGAAGGGAACCGCACCTCCCGGCCATGGTCCTTCTCCTCTCCGGCCGAACAGGAAGAGTCCGGAATTATTCCTCCCCCCGGTGCCGAACGAACAGGGGAAGCCGCTTCTTTGCCCCAGGATGGGACTGAAGACCTGGCCGGCGACGACGACGATTTCTTTCTGCGGAAGCTCGGCAGGGAGACGGAGACAACCTCATCCGAGCCTCCCGCCGACAGGTTGCCTGTAGCTTTCGGCGGCGGGGAAGGAAGACCGTCCAATAATGAAGAAGAGACGGAAGAAAGAGAAGATGAGAGGGATCCCCATGCCCTTCCGGAGATTGAGTTCAACGAACTGGAAGGGACAGAGAAAAAGGTCCGGGGAGCCGCTTTCCCTCCTCCCCTGGATATTTTCGGGCCGAAGCAGCTTCTTGATTCCCAGGAGTCCAATGAAACGGTACGGGAACAGGCGGCTTCCATCATCGCTACCCTCGCCGATTTCGGCGTGAGCGCCGAGATGGCCGACGTGGTCATCGGCCCCACGGTCATCCAGTTCCAGATGCAGCTCGCTCCCGGAATAAAAGTCAGCAAGGTGGCCAGTCTGAGCAACGATCTGGCGGTTGCCCTGACCGTTCCCTCACTGCGGATTGAAGCGCCGATCCCGGGCAAGCCCTACGTAGGAGTGGAGATACCCAACCCGAAGAGACGGGGAATTTCCATCCGCACAATCCTGGAGTCCAAGATATTCCAGGATAACGAATACGACCTCCCTCTGCCCATGGGCGTGAGGGTTGATTCACGGCCCCTCGTGGTGGGTCTCGAGGATCTGCCCCACCTCCTGGTGGCCGGAACGACCGGGTCCGGAAAGAGCGTTTTCGTGACGAGCTGCATCACCGGGCTCTGTTCATACCGCTCGCCGGAGGAACTCCGGCTCATTCTGATCGACCCGAAGAGAGTGGAAATGAGCATGTACGAAAATCTTCCCCATGTGTTGGCCAAGCCGGTGGTCTCCCCTAAGAAGGCGGTTCAGGCCCTTGCCTGGGCTGTCCGGGAGATGGAGCACCGGTACGAGATCTTTGCCCGCGCCAGGGTAAGAAACCTGAAGTCCTACAACCAGTGCGTTCTGCCGAAAGCGCAGCTTCCGTACATAGTGATCGTGGTGGACGAACTGGCTGACCTCATGTTCACAGCCCAGAAGGAAGTGGAGGATTACATCTGCAGACTTGCCCAGATGGCCAGGGCGACTGGAATTCATCTTATCCTTGCCACCCAGCGTCCATCGGTGAACGTCATCACTGGACTCATCAAGGCGAACGTTCCTGCGAGGGTTGCCTTTACCCTTCCGTCCCAGACTGACTCCCGGACAATCATCGACATTTCCGGTGCGGAACGGCTCCTTGGGAAGGGAGACATGCTGTTTGTCAGTTCGAGATATCCGAGGCCTCTCAGGGTACAGTCGCCATTTATCGATGACGGGAAGAGCATTGAGATAATCAATTATCTCAGAAATGTCTTCGGAGATCCCGAGTACGTGGATATCGAAGACCAGGGAGGGGATGCCCCTTCAGGAGGCGACACCTCATACGCTGACGACCCTCTGCTTGAAGAGGCCGTGGACATCGTTCTGGGCACGGGCATAGCTTCGGCAAGCAGGCTGCAGCGCCAGCTGCGGGTCGGGTTCACCCGGGCCGCACGGCTGATCGACACCATGGAGCAGATAGGAATAGTGGGGCCACCGGAAGGGTCAAAGCCGAGAGAAATCATGGTGGACGACGAGCGGGCCAGGGAAATGCTCCGGTCCGCCTCCGGGCAGGGTGACTGA
- a CDS encoding TldD/PmbA family protein: protein MSINARLGKALKSLLAEGADFADLYFETSSSHSFVYEEGAFEEISSSSSEGTGARIVKGESTSHVHAPGVGTVTAFSCLETAASNSGLLLPFRGGSDVRVIGVAETLAPPDFSFFREVDERIRRGSMWVKQVSMHLETACKSFAVFNSEDTFAGDRRLYTLFSVEVVVEKGGVLQTGYESEALSLGSPEFFRKISPLKVAEEALARALLMLDAPECPAGTMPVLLSGEAGGTMVHEACGHGLEADIVQKDFSVYRGKIGQAAASPLVTLVDDGSLPGLLGSGACDDEGTPCRRNVLIEKGVLKSYLTDRTSARKDGLPLTGNGRRSSFRSIPQPRMTNTYIEPGATSPEEMLRGMKQGLFVRKMGGGEVDPTSGDFVFHVTEGYLVRDGRIAHPVRGAVLTGNGPDVLFKIEAVGNDLHFLPGMCGKSGQSVPVTDGQPSLLLESMVIGGAGA from the coding sequence ATGAGTATCAACGCCAGGCTGGGGAAAGCCTTGAAGTCCCTTCTTGCAGAAGGTGCGGATTTTGCGGACCTTTATTTCGAAACATCCTCTTCCCATTCCTTCGTGTACGAGGAAGGAGCCTTCGAGGAGATTTCTTCCTCGAGTTCGGAGGGAACAGGCGCCCGTATCGTCAAGGGAGAATCTACCTCCCACGTCCATGCGCCCGGTGTAGGCACTGTTACAGCCTTTTCGTGCCTTGAAACGGCCGCTTCGAACAGCGGTCTTCTTCTTCCTTTCCGCGGAGGAAGCGATGTCCGGGTGATCGGGGTGGCAGAAACCCTCGCTCCGCCGGATTTTTCCTTCTTCAGGGAGGTGGACGAGAGGATCAGAAGGGGCTCCATGTGGGTGAAGCAGGTTTCCATGCATCTTGAGACAGCCTGCAAGAGTTTCGCCGTTTTCAACAGCGAAGATACCTTTGCTGGAGACAGGAGGCTGTACACTCTCTTCAGCGTGGAAGTGGTGGTGGAGAAGGGCGGCGTTTTGCAGACAGGCTACGAATCAGAGGCCCTTTCACTGGGCAGCCCTGAATTTTTCCGGAAAATTTCCCCCCTGAAAGTCGCTGAAGAAGCGCTGGCACGGGCGCTTCTCATGCTGGACGCGCCGGAATGCCCCGCGGGAACCATGCCTGTCCTTCTCTCCGGCGAGGCTGGAGGGACAATGGTGCATGAAGCCTGCGGTCATGGACTCGAAGCGGACATCGTCCAGAAGGATTTTTCCGTCTACAGGGGCAAAATCGGCCAGGCAGCGGCGAGCCCCCTGGTGACTCTTGTTGATGACGGTTCGCTTCCCGGGCTTCTGGGAAGCGGTGCCTGCGACGACGAGGGAACTCCCTGCCGCCGAAACGTACTCATCGAAAAAGGGGTGCTGAAAAGCTACCTCACCGACAGGACCTCAGCACGGAAGGACGGTCTTCCCCTTACGGGCAACGGCAGACGGAGCTCTTTCCGTTCCATTCCCCAGCCCCGTATGACGAACACCTACATCGAGCCCGGCGCGACATCCCCGGAGGAGATGCTCAGGGGCATGAAACAGGGGCTCTTCGTGCGGAAGATGGGGGGAGGAGAAGTGGATCCCACCTCCGGCGATTTTGTTTTTCATGTCACCGAGGGATATCTTGTCAGGGACGGGCGAATTGCCCATCCTGTCCGCGGAGCCGTCCTCACGGGGAATGGTCCCGATGTTCTCTTCAAAATCGAGGCGGTGGGAAACGATCTCCACTTTCTGCCGGGAATGTGCGGAAAATCGGGACAGAGCGTTCCTGTTACCGACGGCCAGCCTTCCCTGCTGCTCGAAAGCATGGTGATAGGAGGCGCGGGAGCCTGA
- the mltG gene encoding endolytic transglycosylase MltG codes for MKKRLFLAFFLLAAAAALGFAYRAIYCPAEWWHEYLPSGEGEPVPVLVRQGMNARRAAEEFESAGVLEGGKASDLARWMTRFSIDRRLKPGTYSIRRGSPWEVARQLEKAEPAVSSATIVPGMDFFSFPGIFTPALAPETMEKILTRNDLFPKEIAAQLPSSQEERIAFLLPETFHTAESSAEEVVSAAARLWWERIGSLIPEEKRTAEYLKEMAVIASLVEREAFWDEERALIAGVIENRREKKMPLQIDATVVYAWKKEGKNLARVLYKDLEIDSPYNTYKIPGLPPAPICIPSEKSWLAALSPEKTKYLYYVAGRDGRHLFSETLSGHQQNIRKVRSK; via the coding sequence ATGAAAAAACGACTCTTCCTCGCGTTCTTCCTTCTCGCAGCCGCTGCTGCCCTCGGATTTGCCTACAGGGCAATCTACTGCCCGGCTGAATGGTGGCACGAATACCTGCCCTCCGGTGAGGGTGAACCGGTTCCCGTCCTTGTGCGGCAGGGCATGAACGCCAGGAGGGCGGCCGAGGAGTTTGAATCCGCCGGGGTTCTGGAGGGAGGAAAAGCTTCCGACCTGGCGAGATGGATGACCCGGTTTTCCATCGACCGGCGGCTGAAGCCCGGAACATACTCCATACGAAGGGGCTCTCCCTGGGAAGTGGCCAGGCAGCTTGAAAAAGCGGAACCCGCCGTGTCATCCGCCACTATAGTTCCGGGAATGGATTTTTTCTCCTTCCCCGGGATTTTCACGCCTGCTCTCGCTCCGGAGACCATGGAGAAAATCCTCACCAGGAACGACCTGTTCCCGAAGGAGATCGCCGCCCAGCTGCCCTCTTCCCAGGAGGAGCGGATAGCCTTCCTTCTGCCGGAAACGTTCCACACAGCGGAAAGCAGCGCGGAAGAGGTTGTGTCCGCGGCGGCACGACTCTGGTGGGAAAGAATCGGGTCGCTGATACCTGAAGAAAAGAGAACGGCGGAATACCTCAAGGAAATGGCGGTCATTGCTTCCCTCGTAGAGAGGGAAGCCTTTTGGGATGAGGAAAGAGCCCTCATCGCGGGAGTTATTGAAAACAGGAGAGAAAAGAAAATGCCGCTCCAGATCGATGCCACTGTGGTGTATGCATGGAAGAAAGAGGGGAAAAATCTGGCTCGGGTCCTCTACAAGGATCTGGAAATTGATTCCCCGTACAACACCTATAAAATTCCGGGGCTTCCGCCTGCACCCATCTGTATCCCATCGGAGAAGTCATGGCTCGCCGCCCTCAGTCCGGAAAAGACAAAATATTTGTATTACGTGGCCGGCCGGGACGGAAGGCATCTCTTCTCCGAAACCCTCAGCGGTCACCAGCAGAACATACGAAAGGTGCGAAGCAAATGA
- the amrS gene encoding AmmeMemoRadiSam system radical SAM enzyme, with the protein MTNGSHEAPLWRREQERIRCLLCPHCCLLAPGETGKCRARRHEKEKGIVSLNYGKISSAAVDPIEKKPLYHWNPGTSILSLGTVGCSMDCPFCQNWRIAGWDPSLSLASMAPEDVVRSAAKTESKAVAFTYNEPLVWFEFLLDASRALREEGVSTVLVSNGMILPEPLERLLPFVSAANIDLKAFTPEAYHFLGGNLEAVKNTIRTLIAGGVHVEVTFLLVPGINDDRDAFSRMVDWLASLDPQPVLHVSRYFPARKWTAPPPSKEMVGAFCDLARKRLPWVYPGNTGERSETRCLSCGGLLLARREYSILANNLDPQGRCKACGTRSQIIITE; encoded by the coding sequence ATGACGAACGGTTCCCATGAGGCGCCCTTGTGGAGACGGGAACAGGAGAGAATCCGCTGCCTTTTATGTCCTCATTGCTGTCTTCTCGCACCTGGAGAAACAGGAAAATGCCGTGCCAGAAGACACGAGAAGGAGAAAGGCATCGTTTCCCTGAACTACGGGAAAATTTCCTCTGCGGCGGTGGACCCGATTGAAAAGAAACCCCTCTATCATTGGAACCCCGGAACGTCCATCCTGTCTCTGGGAACGGTGGGGTGCTCCATGGACTGTCCGTTCTGCCAGAACTGGCGTATCGCTGGATGGGATCCCTCTCTTTCGCTCGCCTCAATGGCCCCGGAGGACGTAGTCCGCTCGGCGGCGAAGACAGAAAGCAAGGCGGTCGCCTTTACTTACAACGAGCCCCTCGTGTGGTTCGAATTTCTTCTCGATGCTTCCCGGGCTCTTCGGGAAGAGGGAGTGTCCACGGTGCTCGTGAGCAACGGGATGATCCTCCCGGAACCTCTCGAACGACTGCTTCCGTTTGTTTCAGCAGCCAACATAGACCTGAAGGCCTTTACTCCGGAGGCGTACCATTTTCTCGGAGGAAACTTGGAGGCAGTAAAAAACACGATCCGGACCCTCATAGCCGGCGGCGTTCACGTGGAGGTCACCTTCCTCCTGGTGCCGGGCATAAACGACGACAGAGATGCCTTCAGCCGCATGGTCGACTGGCTCGCTTCCCTTGATCCTCAGCCTGTTCTTCATGTCTCCCGGTACTTCCCCGCCAGGAAATGGACAGCGCCGCCCCCGTCGAAGGAGATGGTGGGGGCGTTCTGCGACCTGGCCCGGAAGAGACTTCCCTGGGTCTATCCCGGCAATACTGGAGAGCGAAGCGAAACAAGATGTCTTTCCTGCGGGGGGCTTCTTCTCGCAAGAAGAGAGTATTCCATACTTGCGAACAACCTTGATCCCCAGGGAAGATGCAAGGCGTGCGGCACCCGGTCGCAGATCATTATAACCGAATAA